A genome region from Geobacter pickeringii includes the following:
- a CDS encoding holo-[acyl-carrier-protein] synthase: MIFGTGVDIVDITRFERLLGEGNERLFGRLFTEHEREYCAGKARSAQHYALRFAAKEAFLKACGLGLREGMTWHDVEVVSDRLGKPELRLHGRALAIFTDLELAKTFVALSHDGNFAVAMVVLERS, from the coding sequence GTGATCTTCGGTACGGGGGTGGACATCGTTGACATCACCCGCTTCGAGCGTCTGCTCGGAGAGGGGAACGAGCGGCTCTTCGGGCGGCTCTTCACGGAGCACGAACGCGAATACTGCGCCGGCAAGGCGCGGAGTGCCCAGCACTATGCGCTCCGGTTTGCGGCCAAGGAGGCGTTCCTCAAGGCCTGCGGCCTCGGTTTGCGGGAAGGGATGACCTGGCACGATGTGGAGGTGGTGAGCGACCGCCTCGGCAAGCCCGAACTGCGGCTCCACGGCAGGGCGCTCGCAATTTTCACGGATCTCGAACTGGCAAAGACGTTCGTCGCCCTTTCGCACGACGGCAACTTTGCCGTGGCGATGGTGGTCCTGGAGCGCTCATGA
- a CDS encoding ComEA family DNA-binding protein: MIERGRRLALFLLAALIALPFVFRGHGQPSSRVLSVASFHFGDHSRKVCVKLEGIPGASGIYHLSPGVSSETVIIMAVGRVPTELQGKPVLHQRLKNGDLVAIKNEKGEPVEITLKSISVGERMVLGIPLDPTTMTESEWELLPGIGPTLAKRIVEYRQQNGGFHAWQELEQVPGIGPATLEKLRGYF; the protein is encoded by the coding sequence GTGATCGAGCGGGGTCGGCGGCTTGCACTGTTCTTGCTGGCCGCCCTGATCGCTCTTCCCTTTGTATTTCGAGGCCACGGACAACCTTCTTCAAGGGTGCTCTCCGTGGCCTCGTTCCATTTCGGCGACCACTCCCGCAAGGTGTGTGTGAAGCTGGAGGGAATCCCGGGAGCGAGTGGCATTTATCATCTCTCGCCAGGCGTTTCGTCCGAGACCGTCATTATTATGGCGGTCGGTAGGGTCCCAACGGAACTGCAAGGGAAGCCCGTGCTTCACCAACGTCTGAAAAATGGTGATCTGGTCGCAATAAAGAATGAAAAGGGGGAACCTGTTGAAATAACACTGAAAAGCATCTCAGTGGGAGAACGAATGGTTCTCGGAATTCCCCTTGACCCGACCACGATGACCGAATCTGAGTGGGAGCTGCTTCCCGGTATCGGTCCGACTCTTGCCAAGCGGATTGTGGAGTACCGTCAACAGAATGGCGGTTTTCATGCCTGGCAGGAGCTTGAGCAGGTACCCGGAATTGGTCCTGCAACACTGGAGAAATTACGGGGCTACTTTTGA
- the cimA gene encoding citramalate synthase, producing the protein MSLVKLYDTTLRDGTQAEDISFLVEDKLRIAHRLDELGIHYIEGGWPGSNPKDVAFFKDIKKEKLSQAKIAAFGSTRRAKITPDKDHNLKTLVQAEPDVCTIFGKTWDFHVREALRISLEENVELIFDSLEFLKSRVPEVFYDAEHFFDGYKANPEYAIKTLKAAQDAKADCIVLCDTNGGTMPFELVDIIKEVRKHISTPLGIHTHNDSDCAVANSLHAVDQGIVQIQGTINGFGERCGNANLCSIIPALRLKMQKECVSDEQLKKLRALSRFVYELANISPNKHQPYVGNSAFAHKGGVHVSAIQRHPETYEHLRPELVGNMTRVLISDLSGRSNILAKAEEFQINMDSKDPVTLEILDNIKEMENRGYQFEGAEASFELLMKRALGTHRKFFSIIGFRCIDEKRHEDQKPLSEATVMVKVGGKIEHTAAEGNGPVNALDNALRKALEKFYPKLKEVKLLDYKVRVLPAGQGTASSIRVLIESGDKESRWGTVGVSENIVDASYQALIDSIEYKLHKSEETENVKK; encoded by the coding sequence ATGAGTCTCGTGAAACTGTATGACACCACGCTCCGCGACGGCACACAGGCGGAGGACATCTCGTTTCTCGTTGAAGATAAACTTCGTATTGCCCACAGGCTCGACGAGCTCGGCATTCACTACATCGAGGGGGGGTGGCCCGGAAGCAACCCCAAGGATGTGGCTTTCTTCAAAGACATTAAGAAGGAAAAGCTTTCGCAGGCAAAAATTGCTGCGTTTGGTTCCACTCGCCGGGCGAAGATTACGCCTGACAAGGACCACAATCTGAAAACGCTCGTCCAGGCCGAGCCGGACGTCTGCACCATCTTCGGCAAGACATGGGATTTCCATGTCCGCGAGGCCCTGCGGATATCACTCGAAGAGAACGTGGAGCTGATCTTCGATTCTCTGGAGTTTCTCAAGTCCCGGGTTCCCGAAGTATTCTACGACGCCGAGCATTTCTTCGACGGCTACAAGGCCAATCCCGAATATGCCATCAAGACCCTCAAGGCGGCACAGGACGCCAAGGCGGATTGTATCGTTCTGTGCGATACCAACGGCGGGACCATGCCGTTTGAGCTTGTCGATATCATCAAGGAAGTTCGCAAGCATATTTCGACGCCGCTGGGGATCCATACCCACAACGATTCCGACTGCGCCGTCGCCAATTCGCTCCATGCAGTCGACCAGGGGATCGTGCAGATTCAGGGAACCATCAACGGTTTCGGTGAGCGTTGTGGCAATGCCAATCTCTGCTCCATAATTCCGGCTCTCAGACTGAAGATGCAGAAAGAGTGCGTTAGCGACGAGCAACTCAAGAAACTCCGCGCTCTCTCACGGTTCGTCTACGAACTCGCGAACATCTCTCCCAACAAGCACCAGCCCTACGTCGGGAACTCCGCTTTTGCCCACAAGGGGGGAGTGCACGTGAGTGCGATCCAGCGTCATCCCGAGACGTACGAGCATCTGCGTCCCGAGCTCGTCGGCAACATGACGAGAGTGCTGATCTCCGACCTGTCCGGCCGTTCCAATATTCTTGCCAAGGCCGAAGAGTTCCAGATCAACATGGACAGCAAGGATCCGGTAACCCTCGAGATCCTCGACAACATCAAGGAGATGGAAAACCGCGGTTACCAGTTCGAAGGAGCGGAGGCCTCCTTCGAGCTCCTCATGAAGCGCGCCCTTGGTACCCATCGGAAATTCTTTTCAATCATCGGCTTCCGTTGTATCGACGAGAAGCGTCACGAGGACCAGAAGCCCCTTTCCGAAGCGACGGTCATGGTAAAGGTGGGCGGCAAGATCGAGCATACCGCCGCGGAGGGGAATGGGCCGGTCAATGCACTCGACAATGCTCTGCGCAAGGCCCTCGAGAAATTCTATCCGAAGCTCAAGGAAGTGAAACTCCTCGATTACAAAGTGCGGGTTCTTCCCGCCGGTCAGGGGACCGCATCGTCGATCCGAGTCCTTATCGAGTCGGGGGACAAGGAGAGTCGGTGGGGGACCGTCGGTGTCTCTGAAAATATCGTCGACGCTTCTTATCAGGCGCTTATCGATAGCATCGAGTACAAGCTTCACAAAAGCGAGGAAACGGAGAACGTCAAAAAGTGA
- the glmM gene encoding phosphoglucosamine mutase: protein MKKLFGTDGVRGVANVYPMTTEMAMQIGRAAAYLFKNGNRRHRIVIGKDTRLSGYMLENALVAGICSMGVDVLLVGPLPTPGIANITSSMRADAGVVISASHNPFQDNGIKFFSRDGFKLPDEIELKIEDLIFSKKIDSLRPIATEVGKAYRIDDAVGRYVVFLKNTFPKELDLTGMKIVLDCANGAAYKVAPAVLEELGAEVIPYGVKPNGSNINAGCGSLHPEVISEAVKGHRADLGIALDGDADRVIFVDEFGNEVDGDHIMAICATDMLKNKTLHKNTLVATVMSNMGLDIAVKRGGGKVVKTAVGDRYVVEEMLKEGYNLGGEQSGHMIFLDHNTTGDGMLSALQVLAIMRRTGRTLSELAEVMIPLPQVLVNVRVAEKKDIRTIPEVASLIGDIEGKLGDEGRILIRYSGTEPLLRIMLEGQDKYHITGWAKEIADLVEQKIGGK, encoded by the coding sequence ATGAAAAAGCTCTTCGGCACCGATGGTGTCCGCGGCGTCGCCAACGTTTACCCGATGACTACCGAGATGGCCATGCAGATCGGCCGGGCCGCCGCCTATCTCTTCAAGAACGGCAACCGGCGGCATCGCATCGTGATCGGAAAGGATACCCGTCTTTCGGGCTATATGCTTGAAAATGCGCTGGTTGCCGGAATCTGCTCCATGGGGGTCGATGTGTTGCTGGTGGGCCCCCTTCCGACCCCCGGCATCGCCAACATTACCTCGTCCATGCGGGCCGACGCAGGGGTTGTGATCTCCGCTTCCCACAATCCGTTCCAGGACAATGGGATCAAGTTCTTCTCCCGCGACGGCTTCAAGCTTCCCGACGAGATCGAGCTGAAGATCGAGGATCTCATCTTTTCCAAAAAGATCGATTCGCTGCGTCCCATCGCGACCGAGGTCGGAAAGGCGTACCGGATCGATGACGCCGTGGGTCGCTATGTCGTTTTCCTGAAGAACACCTTCCCGAAGGAACTCGACCTCACCGGCATGAAGATCGTCCTCGATTGCGCCAACGGCGCGGCGTACAAGGTTGCGCCGGCGGTTCTGGAAGAGCTTGGCGCGGAGGTGATCCCCTACGGCGTGAAGCCCAACGGCTCCAATATCAATGCCGGCTGCGGCTCGCTCCATCCCGAGGTCATCAGCGAAGCGGTGAAGGGGCACCGGGCCGATCTGGGGATCGCCCTCGACGGTGATGCCGACCGGGTGATCTTCGTTGATGAGTTCGGCAACGAGGTGGATGGCGACCACATCATGGCCATCTGTGCCACCGATATGCTGAAGAATAAGACACTGCACAAGAATACCCTCGTGGCGACGGTCATGAGCAACATGGGACTCGACATCGCCGTGAAGCGGGGCGGGGGGAAGGTGGTCAAAACGGCCGTCGGCGACCGCTATGTGGTGGAGGAGATGCTGAAGGAGGGGTATAATCTCGGGGGAGAGCAGTCCGGCCACATGATCTTCCTCGATCACAACACCACCGGCGACGGCATGCTCTCGGCACTCCAGGTCCTCGCCATCATGCGCCGGACCGGAAGGACCCTTTCGGAGCTGGCCGAGGTCATGATCCCGCTGCCGCAGGTCCTGGTGAATGTCCGGGTTGCGGAGAAGAAGGACATCAGGACGATCCCGGAGGTCGCCTCCCTCATCGGGGACATTGAGGGGAAACTCGGGGATGAGGGGAGGATCCTCATCCGCTATTCGGGGACCGAACCGCTCCTGCGGATCATGCTCGAGGGGCAGGACAAGTATCATATCACCGGCTGGGCGAAGGAGATCGCCGATCTGGTGGAGCAGAAGATCGGAGGAAAGTAA
- the cdaA gene encoding diadenylate cyclase CdaA, which translates to MPDSLQLFEWRDLVDIAVVAFIIYRLILLLKGGVAVRLLFVLASLALLLSFSRLAGLETFQWLLDSFFGSLVLILVLVFQSDIRRSLVTLGRSRPARGVDQDEASEVLDELVGAMTDLSSRRHGALVIVEREMGLMPYVQTGTEIDAKITSEILTSIFLPYSPIHDGAVIVRKGKLTRAGCFLPLSQNPNISKSLGTRHRAALGLTELTDAVALVVSEETGMMSVSSGGKLTPVADAGALRKLLRRLLERRWLT; encoded by the coding sequence ATGCCCGATTCCCTTCAATTATTCGAATGGCGTGACCTCGTCGACATCGCCGTTGTCGCGTTCATCATCTATCGGCTCATTCTGCTCCTCAAGGGCGGAGTGGCGGTCCGCCTGCTTTTCGTCCTGGCGTCCCTCGCTCTTCTCCTGTCGTTTTCCCGCCTTGCCGGTCTTGAGACCTTTCAGTGGCTGCTCGATTCGTTTTTCGGTTCGCTCGTCCTCATCCTGGTCCTCGTGTTCCAGAGCGATATCCGCCGCTCTCTCGTGACGCTGGGGCGGTCGCGGCCAGCACGGGGAGTCGACCAGGATGAGGCCTCGGAGGTCCTTGACGAACTGGTGGGCGCCATGACCGACCTCTCCTCCCGTCGCCACGGCGCCCTGGTCATCGTGGAACGGGAAATGGGGCTCATGCCCTACGTTCAGACCGGTACCGAGATCGACGCCAAGATTACGAGCGAGATCCTCACCTCCATCTTTCTTCCCTATTCGCCGATTCACGACGGAGCGGTGATCGTACGCAAGGGGAAGCTGACCAGGGCTGGCTGCTTCCTCCCCCTTTCGCAGAACCCGAACATCAGCAAGTCCCTGGGGACTCGCCACCGGGCGGCACTTGGCCTGACCGAGCTGACCGATGCGGTGGCGCTGGTAGTCTCCGAAGAAACCGGAATGATGTCGGTCTCGTCGGGGGGGAAACTGACTCCCGTGGCGGACGCCGGGGCGCTGCGCAAACTCCTGAGACGACTTCTCGAGCGGCGGTGGCTGACATGA
- a CDS encoding CBS domain-containing protein — protein sequence MLKVRDIMTTEVVTVRLETGIRELAEIFTTRRIGSVPVVDGAGNLVGIVTESDLIEQDRNLHIPTVVSLFDWVFYVESEKKFEKELLKMTGQTVADIYTGTAETVTPETSVSDVADIMSTKKVHTLPVVEGTKLVGIVSRIDLIKTMVK from the coding sequence ATGCTGAAGGTTCGGGACATAATGACGACGGAGGTCGTCACCGTGAGGCTGGAAACCGGCATCAGGGAATTGGCGGAGATCTTCACCACCCGCCGCATCGGCAGCGTGCCGGTGGTGGACGGAGCGGGGAACCTGGTCGGAATCGTTACCGAGTCCGACCTGATCGAGCAGGATCGCAATCTTCATATTCCGACGGTTGTTTCCCTGTTCGACTGGGTTTTCTACGTCGAGAGCGAGAAGAAATTCGAGAAGGAGCTGCTGAAGATGACCGGCCAGACGGTGGCGGACATCTACACCGGTACGGCCGAAACGGTAACGCCCGAGACGTCGGTTTCGGACGTCGCCGACATCATGAGCACCAAGAAGGTTCACACCCTGCCGGTGGTCGAGGGGACGAAACTCGTCGGCATCGTGTCGCGCATCGATCTCATCAAGACCATGGTGAAGTAA
- a CDS encoding bifunctional ADP-dependent NAD(P)H-hydrate dehydratase/NAD(P)H-hydrate epimerase, which produces MKVVTGEVMQEMDRRTIREYGVPGLVLMENAGRGCADAIKATFGLQGPGKILVVAGKGNNGGDGYVIARLLREEGWLVKTIVLAERDEITGDARANLDRLAPAAVVFSPAPSGLAPWHTDLEQATVVVDALLGTGLRSEVQGVYAEAISLMNGCGKPVVAVDIPSGIDAATGTVLGVAVKAALTVTFALAKRGHVLFPGVDHCGILRVVDIGIPGELAEGAPGIEYVDRRAARLLVHRRERNAHKGSFGHCLIIAGSTGKSGAAAMAANSAVRSGAGLVTLAAPAALNTVLEIKTTEAMTFPLDDGGRGLLDETVLPLVMQAAAGKGSVAIGPGLSWAPETACLVRQLVSEIEAPLVVDADGLNALSEQIDVLKGKRSPVVVLTPHPGEMARLAGLSTVEVEANRLGVAREFAARYGVYLLLKGARTVVAAPDGRIAINGSGNPGMASGGMGDVLTGVLSALLGQGYEAFDACCLGVFIHGHAADIVAAEKGEIGMSAVDVQEHLPWAFNNLIMQTGE; this is translated from the coding sequence ATGAAGGTGGTTACCGGCGAAGTCATGCAGGAGATGGACCGGCGTACCATTCGGGAATACGGGGTGCCGGGGCTCGTCCTGATGGAAAACGCCGGCCGGGGGTGTGCCGATGCCATCAAGGCGACCTTCGGCCTGCAGGGGCCGGGGAAGATCCTCGTGGTGGCGGGGAAGGGGAACAACGGAGGAGACGGCTATGTGATCGCGCGCCTTCTGCGGGAGGAGGGGTGGCTGGTCAAGACGATCGTCCTGGCCGAGCGGGACGAGATTACCGGTGACGCTCGGGCAAATCTGGATCGACTCGCTCCCGCTGCGGTTGTTTTCTCTCCCGCTCCTTCGGGGCTCGCTCCCTGGCACACCGACCTGGAACAGGCGACCGTCGTCGTCGACGCCCTGTTGGGGACGGGATTGCGCAGCGAGGTGCAGGGTGTCTACGCCGAAGCCATTTCCCTGATGAACGGGTGCGGGAAACCGGTGGTGGCGGTCGATATCCCCTCGGGCATCGATGCGGCGACGGGCACGGTGCTCGGGGTGGCGGTGAAGGCCGCTCTTACCGTGACGTTCGCCTTGGCAAAGCGCGGCCACGTCCTTTTCCCGGGGGTCGATCATTGCGGCATCCTCAGGGTCGTCGATATCGGGATTCCCGGAGAGCTGGCCGAAGGGGCGCCGGGGATCGAGTACGTCGACCGTCGGGCGGCACGACTGCTTGTCCATCGGCGTGAGCGCAATGCCCACAAGGGGAGTTTCGGACACTGTCTCATCATCGCCGGCTCCACGGGGAAGAGCGGTGCAGCGGCCATGGCGGCGAACAGCGCGGTGCGAAGCGGTGCGGGACTCGTGACGCTGGCGGCACCCGCGGCGCTGAATACGGTCCTGGAAATCAAGACCACCGAGGCGATGACGTTTCCCCTCGACGACGGGGGACGAGGACTGCTCGATGAAACGGTTCTCCCTCTGGTGATGCAGGCTGCGGCGGGGAAGGGCTCCGTAGCCATCGGCCCCGGACTCTCGTGGGCCCCGGAGACCGCCTGCCTGGTCCGGCAGCTCGTCTCCGAGATTGAGGCCCCCCTCGTGGTCGATGCCGACGGCCTGAATGCCCTTTCGGAGCAGATTGATGTGCTGAAGGGCAAGCGATCACCGGTCGTCGTGCTCACGCCGCACCCGGGGGAGATGGCCCGGCTGGCGGGACTATCCACGGTTGAGGTGGAAGCGAACCGCCTGGGTGTGGCCCGGGAATTTGCCGCGCGATACGGCGTTTACCTTCTCCTCAAGGGAGCGCGGACGGTAGTGGCCGCCCCCGACGGCAGGATTGCGATCAACGGCAGTGGCAACCCGGGAATGGCATCGGGGGGGATGGGGGATGTCCTGACCGGCGTCCTTTCGGCGCTCCTGGGGCAAGGGTACGAGGCGTTCGACGCCTGTTGCCTGGGAGTATTCATACACGGACATGCGGCCGATATCGTTGCCGCGGAGAAGGGGGAGATCGGCATGTCGGCAGTCGATGTGCAGGAGCATCTCCCCTGGGCATTCAACAACCTCATAATGCAGACGGGAGAATGA
- a CDS encoding YbbR-like domain-containing protein → MKWADLTRHAEIKLLSLVLAGTLWISVAGNRTAEMTLTVPLSARALPAGLAVARMEHDGLQVTLSGPKILLLKLRGEKIIMPLDMGGLKEGRVLFAGFDRSLPLPREVRVTRVYPASVEVLLVRSPAEKNP, encoded by the coding sequence ATGAAGTGGGCCGATCTGACACGACACGCCGAGATCAAGCTCCTCTCTCTCGTCCTTGCCGGTACGCTCTGGATCTCCGTGGCGGGAAACCGCACGGCTGAAATGACGCTCACCGTTCCTCTGTCAGCCCGGGCTCTTCCTGCCGGTCTTGCCGTTGCCCGGATGGAGCACGACGGTCTCCAGGTGACCCTCTCGGGTCCGAAAATTCTTTTGTTGAAGCTCCGGGGTGAAAAGATTATCATGCCGCTCGACATGGGGGGGCTCAAAGAGGGGCGTGTGCTTTTCGCTGGCTTCGACCGGTCGCTTCCTCTCCCGCGCGAGGTGCGGGTGACCCGCGTTTACCCCGCTTCGGTCGAAGTGTTGCTCGTCCGGAGTCCCGCCGAAAAAAATCCCTGA
- the tsaE gene encoding tRNA (adenosine(37)-N6)-threonylcarbamoyltransferase complex ATPase subunit type 1 TsaE has protein sequence MITIISRSVDETVRLGECLGGVLTVGSFVSLSGELGSGKTHFARGVASGLGVEATVPVTSPTFTLLNEYPGRIPLYHFDLYRLGGGSDAVELGFDEYFHGRGACLVEWAERLGEELPGERLDVALSYVDEATRRLEFVPHGPNYEALLKKCFDRRIDS, from the coding sequence GTGATTACCATTATTTCGCGCAGTGTCGATGAGACGGTCCGCCTCGGCGAATGTCTCGGGGGGGTGCTGACCGTTGGAAGCTTCGTTTCCCTTTCGGGAGAGCTCGGCAGCGGCAAGACCCATTTTGCCCGGGGGGTGGCGTCGGGGCTTGGCGTCGAGGCGACCGTTCCCGTCACCAGCCCCACCTTTACCTTGTTGAACGAGTACCCGGGGAGAATTCCTCTGTATCATTTCGACCTCTATCGCCTCGGTGGGGGGAGTGATGCGGTAGAACTCGGTTTTGACGAATACTTCCACGGGAGAGGCGCCTGTCTTGTCGAGTGGGCCGAGCGCCTTGGCGAAGAGCTTCCCGGGGAACGGTTGGATGTCGCCCTTTCTTACGTGGATGAAGCTACCCGCAGGCTCGAGTTCGTTCCCCACGGCCCGAACTATGAGGCATTATTAAAAAAATGTTTTGACCGGCGTATTGATTCCTGA
- a CDS encoding aspartate kinase yields the protein MALVVQKYGGTSMGSVERIRNVAKRVAKTYDAGNDMVVVVSAMSGETNKLVALANDICEFPDNREYDVLVASGEQVSIALLAMCLKSMGYKAKSYHGWQVPVITDSAFSKARIEEIPDTKIRADLKDGTIVVVAGFQGIDRDGNVTTLGRGGSDTSAVALAAAMKADVCEIFTDVDGVYTTDPNICQDARKIEKVSYDEMLELASLGAKVLQIRSVEFAKKYNVDVHVRSSFNDNPGTMVTKEDKDMEAVLVSGIAYDKNEAKIAVMGVPDKPGIAAKILSPLSDANISVDMIVQNASEGGMTDFTFTVTKADFKKALAITKEVATEISAKEVAEDENISKISVVGVGMRSHAGVATKMFQTLAREGINIQMISTSEIKVSVIVDAKYTELAVRVLHDAFGLSGK from the coding sequence ATGGCTCTGGTGGTCCAAAAATATGGCGGCACCTCGATGGGGTCGGTTGAACGTATCCGCAACGTTGCGAAGCGGGTCGCCAAAACATACGATGCCGGCAACGACATGGTGGTCGTCGTCTCCGCGATGTCCGGTGAAACCAACAAGCTTGTTGCCCTGGCCAACGATATCTGTGAATTCCCGGATAACCGCGAATACGATGTCCTGGTCGCCTCGGGTGAGCAGGTCTCCATTGCTCTCCTGGCCATGTGCCTCAAGTCGATGGGGTACAAGGCGAAATCGTACCATGGGTGGCAGGTCCCGGTGATCACCGACAGCGCCTTCAGCAAGGCCCGCATCGAAGAGATTCCCGACACGAAGATCCGTGCCGACCTGAAGGACGGAACGATTGTCGTCGTTGCCGGCTTCCAGGGCATTGACCGCGACGGTAACGTCACCACGCTGGGCCGCGGCGGATCGGACACCTCTGCGGTGGCTCTGGCTGCCGCCATGAAGGCCGATGTCTGCGAAATCTTCACCGATGTCGACGGTGTCTATACCACCGATCCGAACATCTGCCAGGATGCCCGGAAGATCGAGAAAGTCTCTTACGACGAGATGCTCGAATTGGCGAGCCTTGGCGCCAAGGTGCTCCAGATCCGTTCCGTCGAATTTGCCAAAAAATATAATGTGGACGTGCACGTGCGTTCCAGTTTTAATGATAATCCAGGAACAATGGTTACCAAGGAGGATAAGGATATGGAAGCTGTTCTCGTTTCAGGGATTGCCTACGACAAGAATGAGGCGAAGATCGCTGTCATGGGGGTTCCGGACAAGCCGGGAATCGCCGCCAAGATCCTGTCGCCTCTTTCCGATGCCAATATTTCGGTTGACATGATCGTCCAGAACGCGAGTGAAGGAGGGATGACCGACTTCACCTTCACGGTCACGAAGGCGGATTTCAAGAAGGCGCTCGCCATCACCAAGGAAGTGGCGACGGAGATCAGTGCGAAGGAAGTCGCCGAAGACGAGAATATTTCCAAAATCTCCGTCGTCGGCGTGGGGATGCGCAGTCACGCCGGTGTGGCGACCAAGATGTTCCAGACTCTCGCCAGGGAGGGGATCAATATTCAGATGATCTCCACTTCCGAGATCAAGGTGTCTGTCATCGTGGATGCCAAATACACGGAGCTGGCGGTCCGGGTCCTTCACGACGCCTTCGGACTCTCCGGCAAGTAA
- a CDS encoding DHH family phosphoesterase: MAGESLVQNTERFTDELLNWVRGRGKILIVVHDNPDPDCLASAMALRHLFVMKLNRDATIAFSGMIGRSENLAMAKELQIPLAPMGLLDFREFSVVCMLDTQPGTGNNSLPADVKVDILIDHHPSREASRSCRWVDIRDDYGVTATILYEYLSAQKVPISTKLATALFYAIKSETQDLGREANRPDRDAYLRLFAIANKKLLYEITHPKLPVEYFLTINRAIENTSIYDRLLITNLGNLCFPEIVAEMADYFLRLEGIETVLAMGHYAGEMILSVRTVRHDLNAGVLIRKLVEGRGLAGGHGMMAGGKIDAAGASDKDTREIRDLLVTRILVELGLEEAEAVSLGNLRNASRGSRTAD, encoded by the coding sequence ATGGCCGGGGAAAGCCTTGTTCAGAATACGGAGCGTTTCACTGACGAACTGCTCAACTGGGTACGAGGGCGCGGCAAGATACTTATTGTGGTGCATGATAACCCTGATCCCGACTGTCTTGCATCGGCAATGGCCCTTCGGCATCTCTTTGTGATGAAGCTCAACCGTGACGCGACCATTGCATTTTCGGGCATGATTGGGCGAAGCGAAAATCTCGCGATGGCAAAGGAACTCCAGATTCCCCTCGCTCCGATGGGGTTGCTTGATTTTCGTGAGTTTTCCGTTGTCTGTATGCTCGACACTCAGCCGGGAACAGGGAATAATTCACTCCCTGCGGATGTCAAGGTTGACATCCTTATCGATCACCATCCGAGCCGGGAGGCAAGCAGGTCATGTCGCTGGGTCGACATCCGGGACGATTACGGGGTTACGGCGACGATTCTCTACGAATACCTCAGTGCCCAGAAGGTCCCCATCAGCACCAAGCTCGCAACGGCATTGTTCTATGCGATCAAATCCGAGACCCAGGACTTGGGGAGGGAGGCAAACAGGCCTGATCGCGATGCGTATCTGCGACTTTTTGCAATCGCCAACAAAAAGCTTCTTTACGAGATAACTCACCCCAAACTGCCAGTTGAATACTTCCTCACCATTAACAGAGCCATCGAGAACACCTCGATTTACGACCGCCTCCTCATCACGAATCTTGGTAATCTCTGTTTCCCTGAAATCGTGGCGGAAATGGCCGATTATTTTCTCCGACTGGAAGGAATCGAGACGGTGCTGGCGATGGGGCACTATGCTGGCGAGATGATCCTTTCAGTGCGAACGGTCCGCCACGATCTCAATGCCGGTGTGCTCATCAGAAAGCTCGTCGAAGGGCGTGGCCTCGCCGGTGGTCATGGCATGATGGCCGGTGGCAAAATCGATGCGGCCGGAGCGTCGGATAAGGACACGCGAGAGATTCGGGATCTGTTGGTGACAAGAATTCTGGTCGAGCTGGGACTCGAAGAGGCAGAGGCCGTTTCTCTTGGCAATCTGAGGAATGCGTCGCGAGGCTCCCGAACGGCTGATTGA
- a CDS encoding pyridoxine 5'-phosphate synthase, with protein sequence MAKLGVNIDHVATIRQARGGAEPDPVAAAALAEMAGADGITVHLREDRRHIQDRDLKLLRQTVKTRLNLEMAATEEMVGIALTLKPDMCTLVPEKRQELTTEGGLDVRLNMSGLAEAVGRLQDGGIVVSLFIDPDPDQVKAASKIGADYIEIHTGTFAEARDWKSERAELERIENAIKLGTKLGLGINAGHGLNYSNIRKVAALGGIEEFNIGHSIISRAVFAGLDRAVRDMVDLVKYA encoded by the coding sequence GTGGCAAAGCTTGGGGTGAACATCGATCACGTGGCAACGATCCGTCAGGCGCGGGGAGGAGCCGAGCCCGATCCCGTCGCTGCGGCCGCACTGGCTGAGATGGCCGGTGCCGACGGCATAACCGTCCACCTGCGCGAAGACCGGCGGCATATCCAGGACCGGGACCTGAAGCTGTTGCGCCAGACCGTGAAGACCAGGCTCAACCTGGAGATGGCGGCTACCGAGGAGATGGTGGGGATCGCCCTGACGCTCAAACCCGACATGTGCACCCTCGTCCCGGAGAAGAGACAGGAGCTGACCACCGAAGGGGGGCTCGACGTCCGGCTGAACATGTCAGGGCTCGCGGAAGCCGTCGGCAGGCTGCAGGATGGCGGCATCGTCGTTAGCCTCTTCATCGATCCCGATCCCGATCAGGTGAAGGCCGCCAGCAAGATCGGCGCCGACTATATCGAAATCCATACCGGCACCTTTGCCGAGGCGCGGGACTGGAAGAGCGAGCGTGCCGAACTGGAGCGGATCGAGAACGCCATCAAGCTCGGCACCAAGCTCGGCCTGGGGATCAACGCCGGCCATGGCCTCAACTACAGCAACATTCGGAAGGTTGCGGCCCTGGGCGGCATCGAGGAGTTCAATATCGGCCATTCGATCATCTCCCGCGCGGTTTTTGCCGGACTCGACCGCGCGGTGCGGGACATGGTCGATCTCGTGAAGTACGCGTAG